The window AAAAGGATAGCACAAGATGTTTTTAGTAATTCACAGGTTGATAAAATTATCATAGAAAATAAATCTAGCGGGGAAATTCTTATACAAGAATTATCTAAGATAATAAATACACCGATAATTAAAATTAATCCTTCGATATCAAAATTACATAGAGTAGAAAAAGCTTTAGGTGTTTTGGAATCAGGACGCGTATTATTACCTGAAAAATCTTCTTGGTTATATGAGTTTGAGAAAGAATTGTGTGATTTCCCTAATGGAAAATATGATGATCAAGTTGATGCTTTATCACAATTCATAAATTGGTATAAGGGTAATAGCGAGAGTTATATCAGAAGTTTATAGAATTTTTGGAGCGATTTGTCTCTATAATCATATTTATATTTATTTTGATTATCTCAGGATAATAAGTTGTATTTAACCATTATGAATTATATTGAGTAAATGTTTTTTATCATGTAGAGTATTATACTTCCTTTATAGAAATTATGTTTGCTAAAATGTGTGACACCAATCGTAATATAAAAATTGTTATTAAAAAATTTCTTGAGGTGATACCAATACAGGGAATAAGCGATGATGCATTTGAAACCCTTTGTATTGCAGAAGGTAGAGTAGACATTTTTTTATATTTTGAAAGGTCGGTTGATAAGCTTTTGAAATATATTGAGCAAACTATAGATAAAGAAATGATCAATAATTTTGATAGTGCAGAATGTGATAAAATGCATCAAAAGATAATTTCTTTGTTACAGTCTAGGCTTAAAATTTATGCTAAGATGGATAATTATCGCGAATATCTTAATGAATCTATGCAATACTATTCATTAAAAATAAATAGTAAAAATGCGTATTTAATATCTGACATAATATGGAACACAATAAAAGATAGTTCAACAGATTTTAATTTTTATACAAAAAGAATAATTCTGGGTTTTGTTTACTTTAAGGTCATTAAATTTTTTATTAATGATTATTCATGTGATCATGAAGAATCATTTAAATACTTAGAGCAAAAAATACAGAGTGTCTTAAAAATCAACAGCATAAAATTCAAACTGAAAAATGTATTTACTTCTTGTAAATAGCTACTGATAATAGAATATTTGTAAATAAAAGCGCTTTTTACCACCTAAAATAGAATAGGTAAATTGAATTCTCTCATAAGTTGTGTTATATCCTATCTTGGTCTGATGTGAATTTGTGAATTAATTATACAAATTAGATTATGGAAAGAAATATAATGATAGATGAAGTTTTAGATGTAAGCAATGAAGATGAATATTCTGATGGAATAGTTATTGTTGATAGGCTGCGGGATAGAATGAAAGAGATGGGGATTAATGCTCGTCAATTGGCTGAAAAATCAAAAGTTGGGAGGTCATTCGTTTATGATATACTCAATGGAAAATCAAAGAATCCTACATCCAGTAAATTAAATTCTATATGTAGTGAATTGAAGATTCCAATGTCTTATTTGTTAAATGAGCGTAATCATATCAACAATTTAAATAATTATCATTACATTTCTAGTTTGGGTTCTAAGGACGATACAGCAGATATCTTAATTAATAAAAATCTTCTGCCTTATGTGGATTTGGATTGTACAGAAAATCTGATTTATTATAGAATATGTGACGATAGCATGGATCCGATTTTACCTTTTAATAGTATCGCTATAATTAATAAGAATTATAATTCTATTAATAATGGAATATTTTTGATACAGGATCAATTAGGTTTATCTGTACGAAGAATAGAATCAAACATTACTAATGGAAATATAACTGTAATAACTGAAAATAAGCGTTACACTCACTATGAGTGTGAGTTGAGTAAAATTAAAATAATAGGGAAGGTTTGTTTTCAAATAATTCAGGTATGAATAAGGTACAAAGATTTCTTGCGTTAAAATAACTAAGATGTTATATTCTTTGTATCTTTTGGAATGTTCCTCGGTAGCTCAGTTGGTAGAGTAGGTGGCTGTTAACCACTTGGTCATAGGTTCGAATCCTATCCGGGGAGCCAATTACTATGATTGTTATTGTTTCTCAGTATATCAAACATCTTTCTTAAGGTATAACATAGGGTTTTACCTTTTAGTTCTAGGTTCAAAAATGCTGTTTTTATTAATTCTCTCTTTTTTTTACTTTTGAACTTTCTAATAAATTAGCCGATCTATTGGTTATTTCAAATGCTGTGATTAATGCATCTTTTACATTAAATAGCCAAATGCTACCTGATCAATATACTTATCGCTATTTAACTTATATACGACACTTCTTTTAACGTTATCGGATAGGCGTTTGCCATAACTATGGATATCTGGTAAATAGCAATCTGCTGGTTGTTGGATTCACTATCTAATTTACCTATATCTAAGAAATGCAATATTAATTTCTTTTGCTTACGTAGTTTATCTAAAATTGGTAATTCTATAAAATTACGCTGCAATATCTCGATTTTATCTACTATAAATGCTACTTGTCCTGCTTGCATTTTAATAAAGTCGAGCCGACCCATAGTATAAAATTCTGGTCTTTCTACCCCTTAATATTCCTTAATAATAACCAAATTATTTTTCACACAATAATCTCTTAATTTGAAATAGCAATAGCGCTGGGAAATATCTGTGAAAAACTTTCTGTTTTAAACTGCTCTGATGATGGCAAATCTAAATCTTTTTCTTTAAGTATAATACGTAACTTTTCTCTCTCTTCATTAGAAAAAGATTTAGATTTTAGTCCCCAAGTTTCTATATTTCTCTCTTCGCTATAACCTTCAGGTAAAATCATTGCTAATGTTTGCTTTAAACTACAGAATACACTAGATAATTCTTTTGTATTTAGTCTTTCACGATCTGTAATAATTTGAAAAAAACTATTCCCAAGTGAATCTTGCAAAAATAATGCTGCTAAATTCACATTTTTGTTTATAGCATCTAAAGAATGTTCAGTATCTTGAGTACTAAGTGAAACATGAATATCTCCATCAAATATCACTGGCACGCTTTTTTCAAGTAAGTAGGACATCATTCTTTGCTCATATTCCTTGGAATCTTTAGGTTTTTCAC is drawn from Anaplasmataceae bacterium AB001_6 and contains these coding sequences:
- a CDS encoding LexA family transcriptional regulator, which codes for MIDEVLDVSNEDEYSDGIVIVDRLRDRMKEMGINARQLAEKSKVGRSFVYDILNGKSKNPTSSKLNSICSELKIPMSYLLNERNHINNLNNYHYISSLGSKDDTADILINKNLLPYVDLDCTENLIYYRICDDSMDPILPFNSIAIINKNYNSINNGIFLIQDQLGLSVRRIESNITNGNITVITENKRYTHYECELSKIKIIGKVCFQIIQV
- a CDS encoding COQ9 family protein, which encodes MFAKMCDTNRNIKIVIKKFLEVIPIQGISDDAFETLCIAEGRVDIFLYFERSVDKLLKYIEQTIDKEMINNFDSAECDKMHQKIISLLQSRLKIYAKMDNYREYLNESMQYYSLKINSKNAYLISDIIWNTIKDSSTDFNFYTKRIILGFVYFKVIKFFINDYSCDHEESFKYLEQKIQSVLKINSIKFKLKNVFTSCK